The Streptomyces sp. R28 region GGACACCTGGAGCTTCGCCAGTTCCTTGGGCCACCCGTCCAGGGGCACGGGCGGGAACACCCGCACCTCGGCCGACTTGCCGGTGACAGTGATGCCCGGCAGCCCTTCGGCCCGCCGCCATTCGGCGCCGCGAGCCCGCCGCACCACCTTGCGGATACGGGCGTCCTGCCAGTCCCGGACGGCCTCGGCCCACTCGCCTTCGCCGAGGGACCGCTCGTCGCTCAGCATGACCAGCACGGCGCGGGCGGCGGTTTCCAGGGCGTCCGTACGGGGCGGGGGAGCGGCCCGCTCGATGCGGACGACGAGGGGCAGGACGAACTGAGGTCCCTCGTCGCGCGTCGAAGGCTCGGTGCGAAAGGGGCTGTCGCCGGGAACGGACGGATCACTGGTCACGTCCTCCAGTCTGCCAGGCGGAAGATCCGTTCCCCGGCGGGAGAGGATGGGCCCCATGCAACGCGATCTTCGACTGGACAACGTAGGCCGCCGCTACGGCATACGCGGCCCATGGGTCTTACGCGGCGTCCACCTCACCGTGCCCCCCGGCACCCTCATCCGCATCGACGGCCCCAACGGCACCGGCAAGTCCACCCTCCTGCGCCTCCTGGCCCGCTTGGACGCCCCCTCCGAAGGCCGCGTCACCGGCCGCCCCCGCACCGCGTACGTCCCCGAGCGCTTCCCCACGGCCCTCCCCTTCACCGCCCTCGGCTACCTGACCCACCTCGGCACGGTCCACGGCCTGTCCCGGCCGGCGGCCACCCGCTCCGCCCTGGAGTGGCTCGACCGCTTCGGCGCCGCCTCGTACGCCCGTACGCCGATGGCCCAGCTGTCGAAGGGCAGCAGCCAGAAGGTCGCCGTCGTACAGGCCCTCCTCGCCGAACCGGAGCTGCTCGTCCTGGACGAGGCGTGGACCGGCCTCGACGCCGACGCCCGCGCGGAGCTGGAGCGTGCCGTCGCCGAACGCACGGCGGGCGGCACCGCCGTGGTCTTCGTGGACCACGACCCGAGCCGCCTGGCGGGCGCGCCCGACGCGACGTACACCGTGCGCGACGCGGCCCTGGACCGCCGTACGGAACAGGTTCCTTCGGATCCCGCCGGCCCGCACGTGATCGTCGTCGTCCAGGGCCCGCGCGGCGGACAACTCCCCACCGACGTGCCCCGCACCGTCACCTCGGTCGAGGAAGCCACGCCGGGCACCCATCGCCTCACCGTCCCCGCGTCCCACTCGGACGTCCTCCTGCGCACCCTGCTGACCGCCCGCCCGCCATGGCACGTGGTGAGCGTGAGTCAGGAGAGACCTGCCCGAACCGACACCGAGAGCCGCCGATGAACGCCCTCCTCCGCTACCAGGCCGCCCTGCTGGCCCGCTCGCAGCGCTGGCTGCCGCCGTTCATCCTGTACGCCGTCTTCCTCGGCGTCGGTGTGCAGAGCGGGCAGCCCGTGCTCGACTCGCTCGGCTACGCGGCCGCCGCCCTGCTGCCCGTCGCCGCCTGGCTGGTGCGGATCTGCGTCACCAACGAGCCGCCCGCCGCCCGCAGTTGTGTCGCCGCGGCCGTCGGCCCGGGGCGGGCGCACCTCGCCGCGCTGCTGGTGGCACTGGCCGCGGCGGCGGCCCTCGGCACGGTGGCGATCGTCGTCGTCACCCTGATCAGCGACCCGGTCAGTGCCGACCAGCAGACCCGTGTGCCGCGGTGGCCCGCGGGCGCCGCCGGGCTGCTCGCCGCGCTGGCCTGCGCCCTGCTCGGCACCGCCGTCGGCGCCCTCACCGCCTGGCCGCTGCTGCGCTCGACCGGCCGCGCGGTGCCCACGATGCTGCTCGCGGCCCTGCTGTCGGTGGTGGTGACCGGTTCCCCGGCCCACGCGGCGGTCAGCGGCCTGGTCACCGGCTCCCGCTCGGGCACGGTTCCGCTGCCCCTGCTGCCCCTGGCCGCGGCGGCCCTGCTCACGGCGGCGGCGATCGCCACGGCCTGCGTGCTCACCTCCCGCAGATCACCCTGAGCAGGCCGTGCGCTGCGCCTCCTGCCACTCGCACACCGGGCAGAGCGTGATCCCCTTGTAGGACTCCGGGTACTCCGTCGGCTCCCGGCACAGCACGCACTCCGCATAGGGCGGCCCGTCGGCCTTGGGTGGCCTGGTCGCGTCGATCAGGCAGTAGTCGGTCGTGGGCTGTTCCTCGCTCATGTCTCCAGCGTACGAGGCTCATGTCCGAGGCGAACCGGCGTCACCGCCGCCCGCGGGCAGCCCCGATCAGCTCGGAAACCTTGACGAACCGGAAGCCCTTCCCGCGCAGCTCGGGCACGACCCTGCGGACCACCCGCTCGGTCGTCGGAGCGGCACTGAGCGTGCAGTGCAGGACGACCACGGACCCGGGCCGCACCCCGTCCAGCACGTCCTGGGCGACCGCGCGGGCGTCCGTCGCGAACGCGTCCCCGCTCACCACGTCCCACTGCACGGCGGTGACACCCGCAGGGGTCAGCGCCTTCAGAGCACGCCGGTCGTAACAGCCGCCGGGAAACCGGAAGTACGGCATCGCGTCCCGTACCCCCACCTTCCGGAACGCGGCGTACGCCCGCTCCACATCCGCCCGCATCCGCTCCTCGTCGACGGTCGGCAGCCCGTAGCAGTCGTCGGTGAAGGCGTGGTGGCTGTACGAGTGGTTGGCGACCTCGAAGAGCGGGTCCCGCCCGATGGCCCGGGCCTGCCCCGGATACTGCTCGGCCCACCGGCCCGTCATGAACACGGTCGCCGGCACCTTCAGCTCCCGCAGGGCCGCGACGAGCCCCGGATTGTCGAACCGCTCGCCGCTCACCGCCCGCGGTCCCTGATCGGAGGTCATGTCTGCATCGAAGGTGAGCGCGACGGTCTTGTCCCTCGCACGGGGGCCATGCTCGAAGACGGGCGTCAGGCCGGCGGGGCCGGGCGCGAGGGTCGGGGGCTTGGCCGCGGAGGAGGAGGCGGCGGTGGCGCTGGGTGCCGGGAGGGGAGCGCGCGTCGCCTCGGGCGCACACGAGGCGAGTGCGCCCAGCGCCGCGCCCAGGGCGCAGACGGCCGTGACGCGTCGTACAAGAGTGATCACCGCATGAAGATATGAGGATCAACTGGTCATATCGGTGCATCGACGGCCCCCGCCGGGACCGTGTCACTCGCCCGGCGGGCCGGTCGTCTCAGTCGGTGCGGGTGCAGGAGCCCGTCGGTGCGGTCACCGGAGGGCGGCACTGGAGGGTGGAGTCGGCCGCGTCCGTGCTCAGGTAGCGGCCGAGGCAGGTGTTCACCGTCGTTCGGCCGCGCTCGGCGCAGAAGGTCAGGGCGGCGCGGCCGTCGGTGAAGGGGCCGGGGGCGTAGATCACCCAGTAACCGCCGTGCAGGGAGGCGTAGTCGTCGCTGCGCACGACGGTCGCCTCCGGCACGGATCGGCGGATGGTGGCGAGTCGCCGGTCGCGGGCGGCGGTGCCCGAGGCGATGGGTTCGGAGTGGAGCTGGGCGATCCAGCGGCCTTCCGGCGCACCGACGGGGGTGCCGCCGGAGGCCGTCGGGCTGGGAGTCGGTGCGGGGGACGGCTGCCGCGGCGTCGGGCTCGGGGTGGAACTCGTGGCCGCCGGTGTCGTGGTGCTGCCGGCCTTGTCGTCACCCTCGCCGTCGCCGGGGCGCAGCGCGAAGGCCAGAGCCGTCGCCGTGGCGATCACCAGCGCCGCGCTCGCGGCCACCACCAGTGGTGTACGGCGTCGAGGGCCCCGCGACCGCTGCGCAAGCGTCGGGTGCGTGATGTCCGGCCGGGTGGGGACAGGCTGCGCGGTCGGCGTCCGGTGCTGCGGGGCACCGGCGTTCAGTGTCGGTCGAACCCAGCGCGCTGCCGCCCCCGCCTCCACCTCCGCCAGCATCGCGTCCAGCCGGGCGGCCTCGGGGCGGGCCGCCGGGTCGCGCACCAGCAGGGCGTCGAGCACCGGCGTCAGCGGGCCCGAGCGGGTCGGTGCCGGGAGCGGGGCGTCGAGTACGGCGGCCAGGGTGGCGAGGGTGGTGGGGCGGCGCAAGGGACTGACGCCCTCCACGCACACGTACAGGACCACGCCCAGCGACCACAGGTCGGCGGCCGGGTCGTCGTCGTGCCCCCGGATCCGCTCCGGGGCCATGTACTCGGGCGAACCGACGAGCTCGCCGGTGGCCGTGAGGGCCGTCGTGCCCTGCAGGGCGGCGATGCCGAAGTCGGTGAGGACGGCGTCGCCGTCGGGCCGCAGGAGGATGTTGGCGGGTTTGACGTCCCGGTGCTGGATGCCCGCCGCGTGCGCGGCCCGCAGCGCGGCGAGCACCTGGCGGCCGAGGCGGGCCGCCTCCACCGGGGTCAACGGGCCGTCGTCCAGCCGACGTTGGAGCGAGATGCCGGGCACCAGCTCCATCACGATCCACGGATGCGGATCGGCGGCCACGATCTGATGAACCGTCACCACATGCGGATGGTTGAGCCGGGCCAGCGCCCGCGCCTCCCGCATCACCCGCTCGCGCACCAGGCCGACCGTGTCCGCGTCGGACCGGACCGCCTTGAGCGCGACCTCGCGGTGCAGCACCGTGTCACGAGCCCGCCACACGGTGCCCATTCCGCCACTGCCGAGCCGCTCCACCAGCTCGAACCGGCCGTCGACGACATCC contains the following coding sequences:
- a CDS encoding aminoacyl-tRNA hydrolase, with protein sequence MTSDPSVPGDSPFRTEPSTRDEGPQFVLPLVVRIERAAPPPRTDALETAARAVLVMLSDERSLGEGEWAEAVRDWQDARIRKVVRRARGAEWRRAEGLPGITVTGKSAEVRVFPPVPLDGWPKELAKLQVSGTDLDDPERPVDADPSAPVLWLNPELDMSAGKTMAQAGHAAQLAWWELSDEERGAWREAGFPLAVRTAQPGRWAGLTTSGLPLVRDAGFTEIAPGSCTVVADHPALR
- a CDS encoding ATP-binding cassette domain-containing protein, coding for MQRDLRLDNVGRRYGIRGPWVLRGVHLTVPPGTLIRIDGPNGTGKSTLLRLLARLDAPSEGRVTGRPRTAYVPERFPTALPFTALGYLTHLGTVHGLSRPAATRSALEWLDRFGAASYARTPMAQLSKGSSQKVAVVQALLAEPELLVLDEAWTGLDADARAELERAVAERTAGGTAVVFVDHDPSRLAGAPDATYTVRDAALDRRTEQVPSDPAGPHVIVVVQGPRGGQLPTDVPRTVTSVEEATPGTHRLTVPASHSDVLLRTLLTARPPWHVVSVSQERPARTDTESRR
- a CDS encoding ABC transporter translates to MNALLRYQAALLARSQRWLPPFILYAVFLGVGVQSGQPVLDSLGYAAAALLPVAAWLVRICVTNEPPAARSCVAAAVGPGRAHLAALLVALAAAAALGTVAIVVVTLISDPVSADQQTRVPRWPAGAAGLLAALACALLGTAVGALTAWPLLRSTGRAVPTMLLAALLSVVVTGSPAHAAVSGLVTGSRSGTVPLPLLPLAAAALLTAAAIATACVLTSRRSP
- a CDS encoding polysaccharide deacetylase family protein, encoding MITLVRRVTAVCALGAALGALASCAPEATRAPLPAPSATAASSSAAKPPTLAPGPAGLTPVFEHGPRARDKTVALTFDADMTSDQGPRAVSGERFDNPGLVAALRELKVPATVFMTGRWAEQYPGQARAIGRDPLFEVANHSYSHHAFTDDCYGLPTVDEERMRADVERAYAAFRKVGVRDAMPYFRFPGGCYDRRALKALTPAGVTAVQWDVVSGDAFATDARAVAQDVLDGVRPGSVVVLHCTLSAAPTTERVVRRVVPELRGKGFRFVKVSELIGAARGRR
- a CDS encoding serine/threonine-protein kinase; protein product: MNAPGDVVDGRFELVERLGSGGMGTVWRARDTVLHREVALKAVRSDADTVGLVRERVMREARALARLNHPHVVTVHQIVAADPHPWIVMELVPGISLQRRLDDGPLTPVEAARLGRQVLAALRAAHAAGIQHRDVKPANILLRPDGDAVLTDFGIAALQGTTALTATGELVGSPEYMAPERIRGHDDDPAADLWSLGVVLYVCVEGVSPLRRPTTLATLAAVLDAPLPAPTRSGPLTPVLDALLVRDPAARPEAARLDAMLAEVEAGAAARWVRPTLNAGAPQHRTPTAQPVPTRPDITHPTLAQRSRGPRRRTPLVVAASAALVIATATALAFALRPGDGEGDDKAGSTTTPAATSSTPSPTPRQPSPAPTPSPTASGGTPVGAPEGRWIAQLHSEPIASGTAARDRRLATIRRSVPEATVVRSDDYASLHGGYWVIYAPGPFTDGRAALTFCAERGRTTVNTCLGRYLSTDAADSTLQCRPPVTAPTGSCTRTD